The Anolis sagrei isolate rAnoSag1 chromosome Y, rAnoSag1.mat, whole genome shotgun sequence genome contains a region encoding:
- the LOC137094711 gene encoding lipopolysaccharide-induced tumor necrosis factor-alpha factor homolog isoform X1, which produces MAGKMTAPPPPFGPSAPPPSYEETVGGNNSAHGPPKGGMPPPYPQQLGTPIYVANQLVFQDRPVQMTCPSCRQLIITRIEHKAGTLSWISCGTLFLLGCWVGCCLVPFCVDAFLDVDHFCPNCQALLGCYKRL; this is translated from the exons gAAAGATGACCGCCCCTCCGCCGCCCTTTGGCCCCTCGGCCCCCCCGCCTTCCTACGAGGAGACTGTTGGCGGCAACAATTCGGCGCACGGTCCCCCTAAAGGGGGGATGCCCCCGCCTTACCCCCAGCAACTTGGCACGCCCA TTTATGTCGCGAACCAACTGGTCTTCCAGGACCGTCCAGTGCAGATGACCTGCCCCTCCTGCCGACAGCTGATCATAACGCGGATCGAACACAAGGCTGGCACTTTGAGCTGGATCTCCTGCGGGACCCTCTTCCTCTTGGG gtgCTGGGTCGGCTGCTGCCTGGTTCCCTTCTGTGTGGACGCCTTTCTGGACGTGGATCACTTCTGCCCCAACTGCCAGGCCCTCCTGGGATGCTATAAGcgcctctga
- the LOC137094711 gene encoding lipopolysaccharide-induced tumor necrosis factor-alpha factor homolog isoform X2, with protein MTAPPPPFGPSAPPPSYEETVGGNNSAHGPPKGGMPPPYPQQLGTPIYVANQLVFQDRPVQMTCPSCRQLIITRIEHKAGTLSWISCGTLFLLGCWVGCCLVPFCVDAFLDVDHFCPNCQALLGCYKRL; from the exons ATGACCGCCCCTCCGCCGCCCTTTGGCCCCTCGGCCCCCCCGCCTTCCTACGAGGAGACTGTTGGCGGCAACAATTCGGCGCACGGTCCCCCTAAAGGGGGGATGCCCCCGCCTTACCCCCAGCAACTTGGCACGCCCA TTTATGTCGCGAACCAACTGGTCTTCCAGGACCGTCCAGTGCAGATGACCTGCCCCTCCTGCCGACAGCTGATCATAACGCGGATCGAACACAAGGCTGGCACTTTGAGCTGGATCTCCTGCGGGACCCTCTTCCTCTTGGG gtgCTGGGTCGGCTGCTGCCTGGTTCCCTTCTGTGTGGACGCCTTTCTGGACGTGGATCACTTCTGCCCCAACTGCCAGGCCCTCCTGGGATGCTATAAGcgcctctga